One Micromonas commoda chromosome 5, complete sequence genomic window, CAGCCCAGCGTGGTCTCCTGTGCATCATGTACAACTAACGCCTTGGCACCGCTCGCGAAAATCATCGACGACAACTTTGGCCTTTCCGAGGGCCTGATGACCACGGTGCACGCGCTGACCATATCGCAGCCCACCGTCGATAGTGCCAACCCCAAGGATTGGCGCAGGGGACGCAGTGGCATGAGCAACATCATCCCCACAAGCAGCGGAGCCGCCAGCTCTCTTGGAAGGATTCTTCCAACGCTCCGAGGAAAGCTCACGGGCTTTGCTCTCCGCGTGCCTGTCGCAGACGTGTCACTCCTGGACCTCACGTGTGTCCTTGAGCGCCCCACGACGATCGATGAGATCAAGGCTGCGGTtaagctcgccgccgaggaagagTTCGAGGGTCTTGTTCGATACACGGACGATCCGGTTGTCAGTTCTGACTTCATCGGCGACCCGAGTTCGCTGATCTTTGACTCAGCCGCTGCGGTGGCGACGTCCCCCCACCTGGTCAAGCTCCTCGCGTGGTACGACAACGAGTGGGGGTACAGCTGCCGCGTGGTGGACATGATGATGCACATGTGGGAGGCTGATAAGATGAGACAAGGGCTCAAGAATCCCGTGGCGTAAATGGAGCAAACCCGGGATGGTTTTTCAGCGAGTTATGGGTTCAGCGATGTACTGGGTTTTCAGCGACCCATATCACATCCTTCACAACTCTCATGACAGTGAGTGCTGTGAACGATGCAAGCCTCAACTCGCGGATGAATCATCCCAGCCAGGTGGGCTAGAGCTACTGGCTCTGAGTGGCTATCCTTTGCGCGATTACGAATACCTCGCACGAGACAAACTACGTTGCTTGACCGCTGCCTACTTCTCTCCGAGT contains:
- a CDS encoding glyceraldehyde 3-phosphate dehydrogenase (GAPDH) codes for the protein MDASQEDLEERPLRIGINGFGRIGRLVCRAARNRGLTTVAINDPQLGAKYASFLLTHDTVMGRFEGEVSTSTERDDCFLIDGEPVHVTQRTDPGEVPWGASGCDYVVESSGKFLTTALCREGHIKRGGAERVIMTAPSKDAETPMYVFGVNHESYALDQPSVVSCASCTTNALAPLAKIIDDNFGLSEGLMTTVHALTISQPTVDSANPKDWRRGRSGMSNIIPTSSGAASSLGRILPTLRGKLTGFALRVPVADVSLLDLTCVLERPTTIDEIKAAVKLAAEEEFEGLVRYTDDPVVSSDFIGDPSSLIFDSAAAVATSPHLVKLLAWYDNEWGYSCRVVDMMMHMWEADKMRQGLKNPVA